ATCATGGGCAACAACCTGCTCGCGCCCTTCAACCAGTTCACGCGCGAGGCCACCGTGCCCAGCAAGGTCCATTACGTCGGCGCCTGGCAGTGGGACAACGCCTTTCACGCCATTGCCTACCGCCATGTGGACCCGGCGCTGGCGCAGGACCAGATCCGGCTGATGCTCGACCATCAGTTGCCCAACGGCATGATCCCCGATGCGGTCTATGATGAGGCGGCCATCACCCGCATCGACATCCCGATCACCGCGACGGTCACCAAACCGCCGGTCTTGGCCTGGGCGGCGATGAAAATCTTCGAGCGACACGCCGACATCCAGTTTCTGCGCGAGATCTACGAGCCGCTGGTGCGCTGCAATTCGTGGTGGTTCGGCCTCAACGACGACGACAACGACGGCATCGTGCACTATTGTCACCCCTTCTCCTCCGGCCTGGACGATAGTCCGCTGTGGGACTACGGCATGCCGGTAGAGGCACCCGATCTCAACACCTATCTGCAGGTGCAGATGCGCGCGCTGAGCACCATGGCGCGTCTGCTGGGATACCAGGATGAGGCCGAGATGTGGCAGCGCAAGGCCCGCGCACTGACACGACGCATGATCGAGCACTTCTGGGATGAGCGCGCCGGACTGTTTCAGTTCCAGGTCGATCACCGGCCGATCGCGGTGCGCACTCCCTTCAGCCTGCTGCCGCTGTGGACCGGCCAGCTCCCCGAGGCGATCACGCAGCGGCTGATCGCCCAGCTCCAGAGTCCGGCCTTCTGGGGACCATACCCGCTGGCGACCGTCGCGCGCGACGATCCCCACTACGATGCGAACCAAATGTGGCGTGGGCCGGTGTGGATCAATGTCAACTATATCTTCATCGAAGCGCTGAAGCAGGTGGGACGTCCCGATCTGGCCCGCCGGCTGGCCGAGGCCACGCTGCAACTCGTGCTGGGCCAGCCGGACATCTACGAGTATTACCATCCGGAAACCGGAGCCGCGCCGCCCAAGGCCGCGCCGATCTTCGGCTGGTCGGCGGCGCTGTTTATCGATCTGGCGCTCCAGGTAGCGCAGGGCGCGCTCTAAGCGCCACGCGAGTCTGGCCCCAACCCATCAGCGCCACGCGAGCGCGGAGCAGAGCTCATGTCAGGAGCAACCATCGCCATCCTCCACTATGCCGGCCCACCGGGCATCGGCGGCGTTGAGGCCACCATCGCCGCGCACATCCGCCTGCTGGCCGATGACGGCTATGCCGTGCGCGTGGTTGTGGGCGCCGGCGGCAGCAGCGATGGCCGTGAGGACCTGCGCGTCCTGCCGCGCTTGGGCTCGCGCCACCCCGAAGTTGAAGCCGTCAGCGCCGAGCTGCGCCGCGGCGCGGTGACGCCCGCGTTTCACGCCCTGGTGGAGACGCTCGCCGACGAGCTGCAGACGGCGCTGCAGGGATGTTCCGTCGCGCTGGTGCACAACGTGCCCACGCTGCATAAGAACCTGGCCTTCACAGCGGCCCTCCATCGCCTGCACATGGCCGGACGGGCACCGCGGCTGCTGGCCTGGGCCCACGACTTCGCCTGGCGCGATCCGCTCTATCTTCCCGAGCTACACTCCGGCTGGCCTTGGGATCTGCTGCGCACGCCCTGGCCCGACGTCCAGTACGTGGCCGTGTCGCAGGATCGCCGCGCCATGCTTGCCGCGCTGCTGGGCCTGCCCACGTCGGCGATCGCCGTGGTCACCCCCGGCGTTGATGTGGCCCGGCTGGCCAAAGTCGAGCCCGCGACCTGGGCCTTGGTGGAGCAGCACCGCCTACTGGAGGCCGATCCGCTGCTGCTGCTACCGGCGCGCATCACGCGCCGCAAAAACATCGAAGGCGCGCTGCGCATCGTCGCCGCGCTGCGCGACGCCGGTCTGCGCCCGCGGCTGGTGGTCACCGGGCCGCCCGGACCGCACAATCCGGCCAACGCCGCCTACCTGGACGAGCTGCAACGCCTGCGCACCAAACTTGACGCGCCCGTGCTCTTCCTGTATGAGTCCTTCCGTGATGATCAGGGACGCCCCCGTCCCGTCAGCGAGGCGATGATCGCCGACTGGCTGAGTCTGGCCGATGGTCTGCTCTTCCCATCGCGCGCCGAGGGCTTCGGCATGCCGGTGATCGAAGCTGCGCTGCGTGGCGTGCCCGTCTTCTGCGCCGATATCGCGCCGTTCCGCGAGATCGCCGGCGACAACGCCTGGTTCTTCGATCTGAACGCGCCGCCGGCCACGGTGGCGCAGCAGATTGCGAGCGCGTTGCACGACGATCCACGCTATCGCCTGCGCCAGCATGTGCGCGCGCACTATACCTGGCAAGCGATCTATCGCCGCACCATCAAACCGTTGCTGGATGCCGGGCCAGCACCTGCCGCCAGCGCCACGGAACGCGCCCGATGACGCGCCGTTCGATCCGCCTCAGTGATGATGGAGCAAACACCATGAGCGCACCTTCGCAAGCAACTGTG
This is a stretch of genomic DNA from Kallotenue papyrolyticum. It encodes these proteins:
- a CDS encoding amylo-alpha-1,6-glucosidase; the protein is QAGLDLDRTVRPFSQTLSAAEQRWHTWLSAPPDVTPELRPQYLYAWWIMGNNLLAPFNQFTREATVPSKVHYVGAWQWDNAFHAIAYRHVDPALAQDQIRLMLDHQLPNGMIPDAVYDEAAITRIDIPITATVTKPPVLAWAAMKIFERHADIQFLREIYEPLVRCNSWWFGLNDDDNDGIVHYCHPFSSGLDDSPLWDYGMPVEAPDLNTYLQVQMRALSTMARLLGYQDEAEMWQRKARALTRRMIEHFWDERAGLFQFQVDHRPIAVRTPFSLLPLWTGQLPEAITQRLIAQLQSPAFWGPYPLATVARDDPHYDANQMWRGPVWINVNYIFIEALKQVGRPDLARRLAEATLQLVLGQPDIYEYYHPETGAAPPKAAPIFGWSAALFIDLALQVAQGAL
- a CDS encoding glycosyltransferase family 4 protein, whose translation is MSGATIAILHYAGPPGIGGVEATIAAHIRLLADDGYAVRVVVGAGGSSDGREDLRVLPRLGSRHPEVEAVSAELRRGAVTPAFHALVETLADELQTALQGCSVALVHNVPTLHKNLAFTAALHRLHMAGRAPRLLAWAHDFAWRDPLYLPELHSGWPWDLLRTPWPDVQYVAVSQDRRAMLAALLGLPTSAIAVVTPGVDVARLAKVEPATWALVEQHRLLEADPLLLLPARITRRKNIEGALRIVAALRDAGLRPRLVVTGPPGPHNPANAAYLDELQRLRTKLDAPVLFLYESFRDDQGRPRPVSEAMIADWLSLADGLLFPSRAEGFGMPVIEAALRGVPVFCADIAPFREIAGDNAWFFDLNAPPATVAQQIASALHDDPRYRLRQHVRAHYTWQAIYRRTIKPLLDAGPAPAASATERAR